One bacterium genomic window, AATCATGCGCTTCCCCGCCGCCCCGTTCAAGCCGGATCGCCGCACTCTGCGGGCCGGACTGGCCGGTTTACAAATGGTCCGTGAGGCCGTAGAATTTCACAGAAGCGGCCGTGTCGCCGCGCAACGCTGCCAGGGGGCCGGTGCCCGGGAGGGAATCGTGACCATTGAATTCAATAATCAGATCGTTCTTGTCGCCGGCGGCACCGGCGGGCTGGGTCGGGCGGTCAGTCTGGCGTTCCTGGCCGCAGGGGCTGAAGTGATTGTGACCTATCGGTCGGAGAGTGAATTCGCGGCGCTCCGGGAGTCGGCGCCCCCCTCCGTCTCTCTCGCCGGCCAGAAGGTTGATGTGACCGATGCCGCACAAGTCGGCGCGATGGTGGCCGACATCGTCGCCCGTTATGGCCATCTTGATGCGCTGGTCAACACGGTCGGCGGCTACTCCGGCGGCGCAACGCTCTGGGAGACCGCGCCGGATGTCCTTGAACAGATGCTGGCGTTGAACCTGCGCGCCGGCTTTGTGCTGACGCGGGCGGTCTTGCCGGTGATGATCAAACAACGGCGCGGCGCGCTGGTCAATATCGCCGCCAAAGCGGCGCTCGATCCGGCGGCCAGAGGCGGTGTCTATGCCGCCTCCAAGGCGGCGGCGCTGGCCATGATGGACGCGCTGGCCAAGGAGGTGCGGGGCACCGGAGTGCGCGTCAATTCCGTCCTGCCCAGCACGATCGACACCGAAGCCAATCGCCGGGCCATGCCGCAGGCGAATCACGCCAAGTGGCCCAAGCCCGACGAGATCGCGCGGGTGATCCTGTTTCTTTGCAGCGACGCCGGGCGTGTGGTGCACGGCGCCGCGGTTCCCGTCTATGGAGCCGATTGAGGAGCCTGCGGCGGATCCTGGCTTCCTCGCCGCCCCCCGCGGCATTCCGCCGCCGGCTGCGGAAGAATCACACCCGCGCCGCCTGGAATCGTTGATCGACGCTGGCCGCCAGGCACGCGCGATCGGGCCGCTGACGCGCTCGCCCGCCTCCGATTCCCCCCGTCCGTCGACCACAATACTCTCCGCCGACGCGCTAAATTCGGCTTGCCCGCATCAGGCTCAACCCCTAGCTTAATCGGGAGTTAATCGCTCGCCTTTGCGCGATCGTTTTGCATCGACACATCTGCGGAAGGAGGTACGGATGACACGCACCTTGGCGCTCCTCTACGGGGTGATATGTTATGCCATCTTCCTGGTCACATTCCTGTATGCCATCTGGTTTGTTTTCACGATGGATTCACTCACCCCCGAGCCAGGCAGTTCCTGGGTCAAGGCGCTGGTGATCGATGCGCTGGTCCTGTCGATCTTCGCGCTTCAGCACAGCGTGATGGCGCGACAGGGCTTCAAGCGCATGTGGACCCGGATCATCCCGCGGCCGGTCGAGCGGTCGACTTATGTTCTCTGTTCCAGCCTGGCCCTCTGGATCCTCTTCCGCGCCTGGCAGCCCCTGCCCGGTGTGATCTGGGAGGTGACCGGGGCCGTGCCGAAGGCGGCTTTGCAGGCACTGTCCGGGGTGGGATGGCTGATCGTTCTGGTCGCCACCTTCATGATCGATCACTTCGATCTGTTCGGGCTGAAGCAAGTGTGGATGTACTTCAAAGGGCGGAATTACCAGGCGCCGCAGTTTTGCTCCCCCGGATTCTATCGGATGGTCCGTCACCCGATCTATCTGGGCTTTATCATCGCGTTCTGGAGCACGCCGGTGATGACCAGCCATCACTTGTTCTTCGCGGTGATGACGCTTGGCTACATCCTTGTGGCCATCCAG contains:
- a CDS encoding SDR family oxidoreductase, with the translated sequence MTIEFNNQIVLVAGGTGGLGRAVSLAFLAAGAEVIVTYRSESEFAALRESAPPSVSLAGQKVDVTDAAQVGAMVADIVARYGHLDALVNTVGGYSGGATLWETAPDVLEQMLALNLRAGFVLTRAVLPVMIKQRRGALVNIAAKAALDPAARGGVYAASKAAALAMMDALAKEVRGTGVRVNSVLPSTIDTEANRRAMPQANHAKWPKPDEIARVILFLCSDAGRVVHGAAVPVYGAD
- a CDS encoding isoprenylcysteine carboxylmethyltransferase family protein; this encodes MTRTLALLYGVICYAIFLVTFLYAIWFVFTMDSLTPEPGSSWVKALVIDALVLSIFALQHSVMARQGFKRMWTRIIPRPVERSTYVLCSSLALWILFRAWQPLPGVIWEVTGAVPKAALQALSGVGWLIVLVATFMIDHFDLFGLKQVWMYFKGRNYQAPQFCSPGFYRMVRHPIYLGFIIAFWSTPVMTSHHLFFAVMTLGYILVAIQLEERDLVTFHGKAYEEYRGGVSMLMPWPSRRES